A window of the Virgibacillus pantothenticus genome harbors these coding sequences:
- a CDS encoding DUF4355 domain-containing protein, which produces MKKPIKLLKMNLQTFADPEGTKENTEETDATKNEEKTNVELTEEELRKKIESESDRKLQSALQKKEQEWETKTQEAIEKALEEEKRLSKLSEKEQEEERMTKREKELQDRENELKRKELKAEAITDLSNKELPTEFADFLLAEDAEKTLENINSFKKAFDTAVNKAVKEELRQDSPNSGAGTSNKNIKNIAELAKENRII; this is translated from the coding sequence ATGAAAAAACCTATAAAACTATTAAAAATGAATTTGCAGACTTTCGCTGATCCAGAAGGAACGAAAGAGAACACCGAGGAAACTGACGCTACAAAAAATGAAGAAAAAACCAACGTAGAACTAACGGAAGAAGAATTGCGAAAGAAAATCGAATCTGAATCAGATAGAAAACTGCAAAGTGCTTTACAAAAGAAAGAACAAGAGTGGGAAACAAAAACACAGGAAGCTATCGAGAAGGCTTTAGAAGAAGAAAAACGCTTGTCTAAGCTATCTGAAAAAGAGCAAGAAGAAGAACGCATGACCAAGCGCGAAAAAGAATTACAAGATCGCGAGAACGAACTAAAACGCAAGGAGTTAAAGGCGGAAGCAATTACGGACTTGAGCAATAAAGAACTACCGACTGAATTTGCTGACTTTTTACTTGCGGAAGATGCTGAAAAAACACTAGAAAACATCAACTCATTTAAAAAGGCGTTTGACACAGCTGTAAATAAAGCTGTTAAAGAAGAATTGCGCCAAGACTCACCTAACAGCGGAGCAGGAACAAGTAATAAAAACATTAAAAACATTGCTGAATTAGCAAAAGAAAATAGAATTATTTAG
- a CDS encoding phage major capsid protein, translated as MPTFNPDHVMLQDAKTGKIPQEQGTLMLRDVMSNSVMMRLAQYEEMTKQEKEFQYLAEGVGAYWVGEGEVIRTSKPQWLTAKMVAKKLGVIVPVSREFLQYTLSGFFNEVRPLIAEAFYKKFDEATILGVDNPFPQSLAQSITTEGQLAEGEINSENFFTLTDFVNDAGFDINAFVSKKQNRSLLRNIVDGYKQEDGTITDPQRLYDRTNNTLDGSPVVDLESNEMKKGELFAGNFNYVRYGIPYNLNYSISEDAQLSSIVDENGDPINLFERELIAIRASMDVGFMVLKDDAFAKIQPATTP; from the coding sequence ATGCCAACTTTTAACCCAGATCACGTAATGCTACAAGATGCAAAAACAGGTAAAATTCCACAAGAACAAGGAACTTTAATGCTTAGAGATGTTATGTCTAACTCAGTTATGATGCGTTTAGCGCAGTATGAGGAAATGACTAAGCAAGAAAAAGAATTCCAATACCTAGCTGAGGGCGTAGGCGCTTATTGGGTAGGTGAAGGTGAAGTGATCCGCACATCAAAACCACAATGGCTTACTGCTAAAATGGTTGCTAAAAAGTTAGGTGTTATCGTACCAGTATCCCGTGAGTTTTTACAATATACTCTATCGGGATTTTTTAATGAGGTTCGCCCTTTGATTGCAGAAGCTTTTTATAAGAAATTTGATGAAGCTACGATTTTAGGTGTGGACAATCCATTCCCGCAATCATTAGCACAGTCTATTACAACAGAAGGGCAATTAGCAGAGGGCGAAATAAACAGCGAAAACTTTTTTACTCTAACAGATTTTGTTAACGATGCAGGCTTTGACATAAACGCGTTTGTATCTAAAAAGCAAAACAGATCATTGCTACGTAATATTGTTGATGGCTACAAGCAAGAAGATGGAACAATTACAGACCCGCAACGTTTATACGACCGCACAAATAACACGTTAGATGGCTCACCAGTTGTAGACCTTGAATCAAATGAAATGAAAAAAGGTGAGTTGTTTGCAGGAAACTTTAACTATGTACGTTACGGCATCCCTTACAATCTTAATTATTCTATTTCAGAAGATGCCCAACTATCTTCTATTGTTGATGAAAATGGCGACCCTATCAATTTGTTTGAACGTGAATTGATTGCTATTCGTGCGAGTATGGACGTTGGTTTCATGGTTCTTAAAGATGATGCTTTTGCTAAAATTCAACCTGCAACTACTCCCTAA
- a CDS encoding Ig-like domain-containing protein, whose protein sequence is MVTYNVYRDGSKIASGLTDKIYTDDSLTPNTQYQYQVSAENSAGESELSDPVTVKTNYSEPQSIEVSPKTNNLEVGAERVLTATVLPDTAKQTVAWAVDKDNVATVDNNGKVTAIAAGTATVAVKSTENDVQATATVNVTEPTPEEGA, encoded by the coding sequence ATGGTAACTTATAATGTTTATCGTGATGGTAGTAAAATAGCTAGTGGATTGACTGACAAAATTTATACAGATGATAGCTTAACCCCTAACACGCAATACCAGTACCAAGTTAGTGCTGAAAATTCAGCAGGCGAGAGTGAGTTATCTGATCCCGTAACTGTCAAAACGAATTACAGTGAACCGCAATCTATTGAAGTTAGCCCAAAAACAAACAACCTTGAAGTTGGTGCAGAACGTGTGTTAACAGCCACCGTATTGCCAGACACAGCAAAGCAAACCGTTGCGTGGGCAGTTGATAAAGATAACGTCGCTACTGTAGACAATAACGGCAAGGTGACTGCTATCGCCGCAGGAACTGCTACGGTGGCGGTTAAGTCAACCGAAAATGATGTGCAAGCAACGGCAACTGTTAATGTAACGGAACCGACACCAGAGGAAGGTGCTTAA
- a CDS encoding phage head-tail connector protein: MVDVKANVKTVLDIKDNLQDPVLDVLINNVSSHLKALLGKDEIPSSLNFIVEEITIRRYNRIGSEGMKSESIEGHSISFYDLKEEFTPYESIIAAHKEPPEKPGRGKVLFI; encoded by the coding sequence ATGGTTGATGTTAAAGCGAATGTAAAAACAGTACTGGACATTAAGGACAACTTGCAAGACCCTGTCCTTGATGTCCTTATTAATAACGTAAGCAGTCATTTAAAAGCCTTATTAGGCAAAGATGAAATACCATCGTCGCTTAATTTTATCGTTGAGGAAATTACTATACGCCGATATAACCGTATTGGTAGCGAGGGAATGAAATCAGAATCTATTGAAGGTCACTCAATAAGTTTTTATGATTTAAAAGAGGAATTTACACCTTACGAAAGCATAATTGCAGCGCATAAAGAACCACCAGAAAAACCTGGTAGGGGAAAGGTGCTGTTTATATGA
- a CDS encoding HK97-gp10 family putative phage morphogenesis protein, producing MIKLKGIDALERGLKERAEAKDVQKAIQINASEMQSKAQNYAPVKSGNLKRKIQIDVRGLTGRVASTAEYAPYVEWGTRFMDAQPHLRPAYYEQIEQFKKDLDRLVR from the coding sequence ATGATTAAATTAAAAGGCATAGATGCACTTGAAAGAGGTTTAAAAGAGAGGGCAGAAGCTAAAGACGTACAAAAAGCAATACAAATCAATGCGTCCGAAATGCAAAGCAAAGCCCAAAACTATGCGCCTGTCAAAAGTGGTAACTTAAAACGCAAAATACAGATAGATGTACGCGGCTTGACTGGTCGAGTGGCTTCAACGGCGGAATACGCCCCTTACGTTGAGTGGGGAACTAGATTTATGGATGCACAACCTCATTTAAGACCTGCATACTACGAACAAATAGAACAATTTAAAAAAGATTTAGATAGATTAGTGAGGTGA
- a CDS encoding phage major tail protein, TP901-1 family encodes MAEMQQGKNKILMFRLLKDQSKEAAKLVFQTEHTFSYSRELDKIITKDGAVVKVGELETEVSIDAIQAKDDPVSDMLQTSVLKGEKLELWEVTVDEELKDQEGKYPAVYCQGYLDSWEPTASAEDESAVSSNFIVEMEPQFGMATLTEEQQQAVQYAFKDTTAVTP; translated from the coding sequence ATGGCGGAAATGCAACAAGGAAAGAATAAGATATTGATGTTTCGCTTGTTGAAAGACCAATCAAAAGAAGCCGCAAAATTAGTATTTCAAACTGAACATACGTTTTCTTATTCGAGAGAATTAGATAAAATAATTACTAAAGATGGTGCTGTTGTGAAGGTTGGAGAATTAGAAACAGAGGTATCCATCGATGCTATTCAAGCGAAAGATGACCCTGTTAGCGATATGTTGCAAACATCTGTGCTCAAAGGTGAAAAACTTGAATTGTGGGAAGTAACGGTAGATGAGGAACTAAAAGATCAAGAAGGTAAATACCCTGCTGTATATTGTCAAGGCTATTTAGATAGTTGGGAGCCGACTGCATCGGCGGAGGATGAATCTGCTGTGTCATCTAACTTCATCGTTGAAATGGAACCACAGTTTGGGATGGCTACATTAACAGAAGAACAGCAACAAGCTGTGCAATATGCATTTAAAGACACAACAGCAGTAACACCCTAA
- a CDS encoding tail assembly chaperone — translation MNLTIGGKEYELRFGMDFINTLDNIYTQEIEGMQFGMGVESLVMYLSMKNPRALYNAIKAGASYLNSKPSNHDIEVFITEKANKDELGPLFEAFQKALEEAPLLKPKIKQFKANQQA, via the coding sequence ATGAATCTAACTATTGGCGGAAAAGAATACGAATTGCGATTCGGCATGGACTTTATTAATACATTAGATAATATTTATACGCAGGAAATTGAAGGTATGCAATTCGGTATGGGTGTTGAATCGCTAGTTATGTATTTAAGTATGAAAAATCCTAGAGCGCTTTACAATGCAATTAAAGCGGGAGCTTCTTACTTAAATTCCAAACCTAGCAATCATGATATTGAAGTGTTCATTACCGAGAAAGCGAATAAGGACGAGTTAGGACCATTATTTGAAGCTTTTCAGAAAGCGTTAGAAGAAGCACCTTTATTGAAGCCGAAAATAAAACAGTTCAAAGCGAATCAACAGGCTTAA
- a CDS encoding phage tail tape measure protein — translation MTESYSVEAFLKANTTGFNKGFNDAISGLKNFKKNISSIDTTPIRTAGTALQNAGNKMKGVGNSMKSAGRSASMYLTAPLLAAGGAAIATGVSFDDSMARVQAISGATGDQLEQLRDKAKEMGATTKFSASQSAEALNYMALAGWSTEDMLNGIEGVMSLAAASGEDLASVSDIVTDSLTAFGLEAKDSSRFADVLAATSSNANTNVAGLGMAMQYAAPVAGALGYSVEDTATAIGLMSNAGIKGEKAGTALRSMFTNLASPTKAMKTAMDELGISIKNSDGSMKTLDEIMGDLRTSFSGLTDDQKASYAATIFGKEAMSGALAVINASEKDYNKLSDAINNSSGSAEKMAGIMEGTLGGKWREIKSGIEGFAISIYEVMRPALMQGAEMLQNFITWLNNLSPQVKMAAVVIAGLVAIIGPLAIVLGTVITFAGMFVGSLGTLIARFAPLIAQTTVLRNVLLGVMRVFAFISNPITALVAIITTILIPVFIKLYQENQKFREIVMLVWNQIKTVITTVVQTVVAFVMQIWSTLTTFWNEHGQMILQAAMNVWNVIKTVITTVMTVIWTIMQTLWPVIKSLIVSTWNAIKGVIQGAIDVILGIIQFFSALFTGNWSEMWEAVKRIVSGAVKLVWNFVQLWFVGKILKLGKTLFKSLTGIVKNLWSKVSGFFKGGVTKAKDVVSTGFNFIKSKISSIMNAVKSVISSIWNGIKSKISSVMNAIKSIISSIWNSIKGVIARVVNSIKSKVSNVFNSLKGVTSKAFNAVKNAVKSGMDKALNVVTNIKDKFLDAGKNIVKSIAKGITDSIGKVKDAIGKVTSKIRDFLPFSPAKEGALRDIMKIQIPQSIAKSIDRGRGVAVRSMAGLTEAMNKEIQPSNIASQVDRVNRRSHNSLRYDYTNELTVSKQPAYINVAIGGQEFNTFVEDITQVQDRKTRVRRSFQ, via the coding sequence ATGACTGAGAGTTATTCCGTTGAGGCTTTTCTTAAAGCTAATACGACAGGGTTTAATAAAGGTTTTAATGATGCTATTTCTGGATTGAAAAATTTCAAGAAAAATATTAGTAGCATAGACACCACGCCGATAAGAACAGCGGGAACCGCCCTGCAAAATGCTGGAAACAAAATGAAAGGCGTAGGAAATAGCATGAAATCAGCTGGGCGAAGCGCATCTATGTATCTAACCGCCCCCTTACTAGCCGCGGGAGGAGCGGCAATAGCAACGGGAGTTAGTTTTGATGATTCTATGGCTAGAGTGCAAGCTATTTCTGGTGCCACTGGCGATCAATTAGAGCAATTAAGAGATAAAGCAAAAGAAATGGGGGCTACAACTAAATTTAGCGCGAGTCAATCGGCAGAAGCATTAAACTATATGGCGTTGGCTGGTTGGTCAACAGAAGACATGCTTAACGGAATCGAAGGAGTCATGAGTTTAGCGGCGGCATCTGGCGAAGATTTGGCGTCTGTGAGTGATATTGTAACCGACTCTTTAACCGCATTTGGATTAGAAGCCAAAGATAGTAGCAGATTTGCTGACGTTTTAGCAGCAACTTCTTCAAACGCTAACACAAACGTTGCTGGATTGGGCATGGCTATGCAATATGCTGCTCCAGTTGCCGGTGCATTGGGATATAGTGTTGAAGATACTGCGACAGCTATTGGTTTAATGTCTAATGCTGGTATCAAAGGAGAAAAAGCAGGAACGGCATTAAGGTCAATGTTCACCAACTTGGCATCACCAACCAAAGCTATGAAAACCGCCATGGATGAACTGGGTATATCTATTAAAAACAGTGATGGCAGTATGAAGACGCTTGATGAAATAATGGGAGACCTCAGAACCTCGTTTAGCGGCCTAACAGATGATCAAAAAGCTTCTTATGCAGCTACTATTTTTGGTAAAGAAGCCATGTCCGGTGCACTAGCTGTGATAAACGCATCAGAGAAAGATTACAACAAATTATCTGACGCTATAAATAATTCTAGTGGGTCTGCCGAAAAAATGGCAGGCATAATGGAAGGTACATTAGGGGGGAAATGGAGAGAAATAAAATCTGGTATTGAAGGCTTTGCAATTAGTATATATGAAGTGATGCGACCTGCCTTAATGCAAGGTGCTGAAATGTTGCAAAATTTTATCACTTGGTTAAATAACTTATCTCCACAAGTTAAAATGGCTGCTGTTGTAATAGCTGGCTTAGTTGCTATCATTGGACCATTAGCAATAGTTCTTGGTACTGTAATCACTTTCGCTGGTATGTTTGTTGGTAGTTTAGGGACACTGATCGCAAGATTCGCCCCACTAATAGCGCAAACAACGGTTTTAAGAAATGTTTTGCTGGGTGTTATGCGAGTGTTTGCATTTATTAGCAATCCAATTACAGCTTTAGTTGCCATAATAACCACTATATTAATACCTGTTTTTATTAAGTTGTATCAAGAAAACCAAAAATTCAGAGAAATAGTTATGTTGGTTTGGAACCAAATTAAAACAGTTATTACCACAGTTGTGCAGACTGTGGTTGCTTTCGTTATGCAAATTTGGTCTACCTTAACAACCTTTTGGAATGAACATGGACAAATGATTTTGCAAGCAGCTATGAACGTTTGGAATGTTATAAAAACTGTGATAACAACCGTTATGACTGTGATTTGGACTATTATGCAAACTTTGTGGCCAGTAATAAAATCATTAATAGTTTCAACGTGGAATGCTATTAAAGGAGTTATACAAGGTGCTATTGATGTAATTTTAGGTATAATCCAGTTTTTTAGCGCTTTGTTTACCGGTAATTGGTCAGAAATGTGGGAAGCTGTAAAACGTATTGTGTCCGGTGCTGTAAAATTGGTTTGGAATTTTGTCCAACTTTGGTTCGTAGGCAAGATTTTAAAGCTAGGGAAAACCTTATTCAAAAGCTTAACAGGCATTGTCAAGAATCTTTGGAGTAAGGTGTCTGGATTTTTTAAAGGCGGAGTAACTAAAGCGAAAGACGTTGTATCAACCGGGTTCAACTTTATTAAAAGTAAAATTTCATCTATTATGAACGCTGTTAAGTCTGTCATTTCAAGCATTTGGAATGGGATTAAAAGCAAAATTTCAAGTGTGATGAATGCCATAAAGTCTATTATTTCGAGCATCTGGAATAGCATTAAAGGCGTAATAGCTAGGGTTGTTAATAGCATAAAATCAAAAGTATCTAATGTTTTTAACTCACTCAAGGGGGTTACAAGCAAAGCTTTTAACGCCGTTAAAAATGCAGTTAAATCCGGTATGGATAAAGCTTTAAACGTCGTGACCAACATAAAAGATAAGTTTTTAGACGCTGGTAAAAATATTGTTAAGTCTATTGCTAAAGGTATAACAGATTCGATCGGTAAAGTAAAAGATGCTATAGGCAAGGTAACAAGTAAAATACGCGACTTTCTTCCATTTTCTCCTGCAAAAGAGGGAGCCTTGCGTGACATCATGAAAATACAAATACCGCAATCTATAGCCAAATCTATTGATCGTGGCAGGGGTGTTGCGGTTAGGTCTATGGCAGGATTGACCGAAGCGATGAACAAAGAAATACAACCTAGTAATATAGCGTCACAAGTTGATAGAGTTAACAGGAGGTCGCACAACTCATTGCGATACGACTACACCAACGAATTGACCGTATCGAAACAACCAGCCTATATAAACGTAGCTATAGGCGGTCAAGAATTTAACACATTTGTTGAGGATATAACGCAAGTTCAAGACAGAAAAACAAGAGTAAGGAGATCATTTCAATAG
- a CDS encoding distal tail protein Dit, whose product MYGFVDTIAGSGTGSTSLSLQTVFNGNNLDQLLTDDNGSFITLTVTGRSNLTQRVQTTEVPGMDGLLEQTDPTVSEREITIKYKIEDKTNEGFRRRYDRLLSYLGGSKKVLSFTDEDALFYATLLTNETPEEETNNLIGTITFLCSDPFKYGKEQTESFTSDMLTLPYNGTAPASPIFELEVLKPVTFAMVQNQFEEYQLIGTPLEADMETVDTRKLLIEERGETLDTWSNTPTKVDGGVVAGRLSTDNDGITVPSYGPDTNNWHGPALIKEISPSQDFEIEMMVEGETGKPDQTYRIEFYAYDENMNVLGKMALLDKSLGINNKIAEGRIGGYEGRQQNYLISSQNYSYGWPFFFGMLRLRRIGNQFEFYVTRVANNTKHVFSLKKLFTDNNNEYMGKLRYVQIHIGKWADSARAYAPKILHIKVFKLAQETVDQTPYIARPGDLITLDNFNKELLINGEDSKNLKDFGGSFFNLHKGDNQLVVHPSNSFKATAKWRNRYR is encoded by the coding sequence ATGTACGGATTTGTAGATACTATAGCAGGAAGTGGTACAGGAAGCACTTCCTTATCACTGCAAACGGTATTTAACGGTAATAATTTAGATCAATTACTCACGGATGATAATGGCAGTTTTATCACTCTCACTGTCACAGGGAGAAGTAATTTAACACAAAGAGTACAAACAACCGAAGTCCCAGGAATGGATGGGTTATTAGAACAAACAGACCCTACCGTTAGTGAAAGGGAAATAACCATTAAATATAAGATAGAGGACAAAACAAACGAAGGGTTTAGAAGAAGGTACGACAGGCTTTTATCTTATTTAGGAGGATCTAAGAAAGTCTTGTCTTTCACCGACGAAGATGCTCTATTTTATGCGACATTATTAACAAACGAAACACCAGAAGAAGAGACTAATAATTTAATAGGAACGATAACCTTTCTTTGTTCCGATCCATTTAAATACGGCAAAGAACAAACCGAATCCTTTACATCTGACATGCTTACATTACCGTACAATGGTACAGCACCAGCATCACCGATTTTCGAGTTGGAGGTATTAAAACCCGTTACCTTTGCTATGGTGCAGAATCAATTTGAAGAATATCAATTGATTGGAACCCCTTTAGAAGCTGATATGGAAACAGTAGATACTAGGAAATTACTTATCGAAGAACGAGGGGAAACATTAGATACATGGAGCAATACCCCTACTAAAGTAGATGGTGGCGTAGTAGCTGGTAGACTAAGCACAGATAATGATGGTATTACTGTGCCAAGTTACGGACCGGATACAAATAATTGGCACGGTCCGGCGCTGATTAAAGAAATATCCCCATCACAAGACTTTGAAATTGAAATGATGGTTGAAGGAGAAACTGGTAAGCCAGATCAAACTTATCGAATTGAATTTTATGCTTATGATGAAAACATGAACGTACTTGGAAAAATGGCTCTACTAGATAAAAGTTTAGGTATAAACAATAAAATTGCTGAGGGGCGTATCGGAGGATATGAAGGCAGGCAACAAAATTATTTAATAAGCTCACAAAATTATAGTTATGGATGGCCTTTTTTCTTCGGCATGTTACGTTTGCGTAGGATTGGTAACCAATTCGAATTTTATGTAACACGAGTGGCCAATAATACAAAGCACGTTTTTAGTTTGAAAAAGTTATTTACCGATAACAACAATGAGTACATGGGTAAATTACGATATGTACAAATACACATCGGTAAATGGGCAGATTCGGCTAGAGCTTACGCACCTAAAATCTTGCATATAAAAGTGTTTAAACTAGCGCAAGAAACGGTCGATCAAACGCCATATATTGCACGCCCAGGTGATCTGATAACATTAGATAATTTTAATAAAGAGCTACTAATTAACGGAGAAGACTCGAAGAACCTAAAAGATTTCGGAGGTTCTTTTTTTAATTTACACAAAGGCGATAACCAACTAGTAGTACATCCATCTAACAGTTTTAAAGCAACAGCTAAATGGCGTAATAGATATAGGTAG